CTTATATCAGACGTACTTCGATGCTTTTGTTAATTGTAATACGTACCAAATTAACTAAGGGTTCTATTAATATGGCaactcatttttaatttggtaaCTCTGGTCACTAATAAATCCCAAATCAACCTTAACCCTAAAACAGAGAAGATGATTACAATACTTAACAACCTTTCTAAAACAGAGAACATGGCTTATAAGCCACTAACAAATCCAACGACTAACCCGAGATCTAACAACAGTTAACCATACTTAACTGATTCAACTAACAATTAACCCAGGTTACTCTCAACGAAGGATAACAATGGCTATTTGAGCCCCACCAATCATAACATGACATTTGGTACCTAACCGTCGCTCTTCCATATTTCCTGTTAATAATGGTTTCGTTACTGATGGGTGATTGCGATCAGAGTGTTGTCTATAACCATGTCAAATGATTCTCTCACTGAGGCTTACTGAAGCATGACTATGCCCTCCAGGCTTCCTTCATTTTCTCACCTTGTATATTTGTAACTGGGTGCAGGTTTTGCAACTCCACTATAGCATGGCCACTGAGCTGCTGTTTATGGGTACACGGCGGGATCATGAATACAAGAGTTTGTTTCTGATTGCAATTGAACTTTAATGTAACTTCAAAAAGTAGATTATCGTTTCATTCTTTCTCGATGTTTTTCAGACTGTAGTTATGGTGACCTGACATTCTTCATGTCCTCGTtagaaattttgaaaacaagaGATCGGGAATATCTTGGTACAAATCTGCGACTAGCTTACTGTTGTTTTTGAACCAATTGGTAAATTGGCTGTTATGCTTATTGGTTTTATTGGCAATAAAGTTTGCAATACATTATTGTATCATGACAGGGTCGATTAACTTAGATTAAGTTTGATGACCATTTCATTGCTAGATTTCAGTTTTCGTTTTCTGTAGTGGGAAAGTATTGTAAACTTTGTATTATTAACTTTACAGGAGCCTGgatcaaaaaaagaaagaaaaaaaaaaactttacagGAGCCTACTAGTTAATGGGTAGTGAGAATCCGTGTTGGGTTAATGGATCATGAAGAAATTGTCATGCTTCATGTCTAAACccggcaaacgggtcgtgttcGTGTTGTTTACATGTCATACTCGTTATCTTAATGGGTTATTGACATGTAATCCAAAAATGACCTGGTTCGTTAACCGGTTGACTCGGAACGTGTTATTTTTTCCATCATTTTGTATTGAATTAACAGGTTGTATAAGAAATTGCAAAGACCTGTCAAAGCCACATTGCCTAATTTtggaattttataattttagttcATTGTAACTGTGAGTCTTGTTGACAAACAACAGCTCAATATCTTCGTTTCTCTAATTTTCAGTTCATTGTTATTGTGAATCTGGTTTAATTGGTAGATCAAACTGGTTTGAGCACAATAAAACTTCatatcaaattaataaaataaacaacaaactaatttggtatcgaattcgtcatccatgagatttgaacctaagacttctcattcacaagtgaagaggaataccaccagactgtAGTGAGTAGCCTCATTACCCCTTTTTTGGACCAATGAAATGAGCAAGTCGTGATATTTTCCATTTTGACGATgtcaaatataatttaattttaggtATCATTTTCCAAAGATGAAAAAACATTGATCGATTGAttctttttcaccaaaaattcaaaaacattaCGTGACGTACCAGCAAAATCAGACCGTTGCCTCAACGTTCGAAAATCTCCGAATTTTTAAAAAGTAACCTTTTGGCACACATAGCTCCCGTTGCCAACGGTCAGCTTAAACCTCAACTACTTCTTATCCCCAAACCCTCTGACACCTTGAAAGAGTTAAGAACTGTCTTCAACTCGACAAACTCGGTCGATTTTCCACTCAAATTTGGTTGATTTTCCGACAAAATTGCTACCTGGGTTTTCAATCTCCGACCGCGATCGTCATCTTCCCCAATTCAGCAACCtcgaaaaagagaaaaatggcaGCTTTGGCACCAGGAATTCTACTGAAGCTAGTGGACGCAATGAACACAGGGGTCAAGCCGACGGGCGAGTACCGGAGCGCGCTTCTGCAGATCACCCACATCGTCCCGGCAGACCTTGATGAGAAGAGCCTTTGGCCCACACAGGGCTTCTACATCAAAATTTCCGATTCTTCCCACTCAATTTACGCCAGCCTTCCTCCGGAGCACAATGACTTTGTTCTCAGTAATAAAATGCAGTTGGGTCAGTTTATATATGTCGATGGATTGGAGCCTGGGTCTCCGGTGCCGGTGGTGAAGGGAGCCAAACCGCTCCCCGGCAGGCATCCTCTGATGGGTACCCCGGAGCCGTTGATGGGGCTGAGGGAGAAGGGAGAGAAAAGCGAACAAATGTCGAATTTGAAGCCTACTAGAAGGGGGTCTTGGGGAACAGGGCTTAATGGAGCTGATGGGGTTTCGTCTCCCATGGTGTTAAAGCCTGTTCCTTTGGATTTCGATCAGTGCACTCCTGTTAAAGAGCGAGGCGGGCGAAACGGGTCGATGTCTCCAATGATTAGGGGGAGAGTGGGAAGAGACGGAGGGTTGAATTCGGGGATTCGGAGTTCATTTGGTGGTGGACTTCTGGCTAAGATGGCAGATTCGAAGGGAGGCGAAAGCCCTGCGTTGAGAAAGAGCTGTGTCACGCCATCTATGTCGAGGTTTCAGAGAAGCAGAAGTGTGTCTGATCGAGAGCCAAGGATCCCAATTAGCCCCTTCAACTCAGCTGTAGGTACATTGCTCCTCTTTAGCATATTTTTCTGAGCTGCACCGATTGATTTTTCTAGTTATTAGAATTTTTGTTTGTGGAAGaatgtttgattttgtttgcggaagaatgtttgattttgtttgcggaagaatgtttgattttgtttgcTGAAGACTGTTGTATTTTGTTGGCTGAGAATGCGAATTCTTGCTTTGTtgtaggaaaaaaagaagagctcgactccaccaccgCGATTACGAAATGCAAGAGTGGCAACTTCACTCAATGTGGCTGGAGATGCAGCACAGAAATCCTCCAACTCGAAGGACACAAACACGAATTCTCAGCAGCAGCCGCACCCCGGTTACTTGTGCAACGAAAACAGCACTAGCCTCCCCATGAATTTACCAGGAAGGCTCAGCTTGCTTGGCAAAGTAAGTACTTTCATCTCCAAGTGTTGCTTCTAGTTTACGACcgaaaccaatttttttttttttgggttttgactCTTGAGATGAGATTATATTTATGCAGGAAGCTGTGCAGCATAGAGAGACTGCTCAGAAGATTGCCCTTAATGCACTCAGAGAGGCTTCAGCTACCGATACCCTAGTTCGATCTCTCAAGTAAAGCGAATCCCCTCCTTTTTCTTACATAGTAGTGAAAAATTGAACTTTGAGATATTTGTTTGCTAAGATCAATACCAATGCTTGCTTGTGCAGGATGTTTTCAAACTTATGCACAACAGCTAGAGCAGATGCTCCATCAGCCTGCTTTGATAAATTCCTCGAATTCCATCACCAAATTGTCCAATCAGTAAACGATATGGTGTCGATACAAGCGGCTACTTCAGCTTCTGAAATGACTCAGACTACTCCAAAAGTTAAGCAGCAGAAAGATAAAGATCAAGATGATGAAGAATTTTTCGTCCTGCATGAAATTGTTCAAAACTCCGTGAACTCTAAACTAAACTTGTCGAAAAGAAGGTGCGCATTGTACAAATCAGTTGCAGCCGTTCCTGAAAGAAGCGAGCAGAAAACGACAACGTTTGAGAAGCACCTGAGAAGCTCTACTCATCAAAAGCCGAAAGCACCATCCACTCCGCTTGGAAAGCTGAGTCTTGAAACCATTGGTGAAAACGACGAAAACAAGAAGCCGGCTTCTGCTAGTTTAAGCAGCTTAAGCAACACAATCAGGTTGAGTAAGCAGATCGAAACGGAAGCTGGGAACTGGTTTATGGAGTTTATTGAGATGGCATTGGAGACGGGGATGAAGAAATCAAAAGGCACGACAACGGATAAAGATATCCGAAAAGTGCCTCAATCTGTCATTCTCAGATTGATTAATTGGGTGGAAGTAGAACAGTGTGACAGCAGCAAGCGGCCTGTTCATCCGAAAGCAGCGCAGTTGGCTCGAAAGTTGAGGATCAAAGTGAAGAATCCTTGAAGTGTTGGCATTGCCAGTGTTTGCGTTAGTAACATTAATTGGGGATTCTTTCTTCTGTTGCATTTGTTGAATTGAAATATCTTATTTGCATATGTTTTCTAGCATGTAATGGTGAGTGATTCAATATAGACAAAAAAAACTCTCTTTACGTCACTCCTGATTTGTCATGCTAACCTTTGACCCATTTTTGTGGACGTCATCTCTCACAATACCCTCAATTCAGGTGCCGTACCTAAGAACCTCTCCAACTTCAAGTACTACCTTGTCAATTTGGCATCAACGTTTagtcatttttagtttttcaatcttgaaaaaaaaaattggttttatGAGTAATTCAAGTAAAGCTATATGATTGGGCAAACGAAATCCACTAAGTTGCCACCTCAATAcataaatagaaaatttaacaaaaaaattaacagaatgaccaaattAATTTGCGTGAGCCATTTTATTGATGAATTCTTATTTCATACACCATTTTAGTTGAAAGATTCAATCTCAAataacacccccccccccccccaaaaaaaaaaaaaaaaaaatcgtaatTTCTACTACACAGTCAGAACtccaaaaaagaaataaaaaggaatagATTTAAAATACCAATAATACCCTCACAAGTTTCTCTAAATGACACCCCTACTATCCTTCTCCTATCCGGCGAAGTCGGATTTCTTTCCCTCTTCGAAGTTCGAACGCAAATCGAAACCCCGCTGGAAAACCCCAAATTATTCCAAAACCGCAACCCCGCCAAGAATCCTCCTGTGCCCGCCGTAGCGACTGCCGTTTTCCTTCTCCAAGCCGCCGGTGAGTATCTTTCTCGATCCcaatcttattttttatttcccaTCCAATCCCTCTCTTCCGATTTCTTTTCGTTCGATttccaatttcaaatttaatgtATGAAGTCTCAATTTTTCAGTACAGGGACCAAATTTAGGACTTAGGGTTCGTCTTTGTTTCTATGAATGGATCTTCTCCGAGCATACTCTGATCAAAACGACGACGAATCCAACGAGCCAGAGGAGCacaaccaaaaccctaaatccgCACCGTCGTCCCCAGACGCGTCGCCGCCTCGGCTCCTCCCCGCCAAGTCCGCGGCGCCCAATGTCGACGACACTATGCTGGCCCTGGCGGTAGCCGGGGCCAACCGGTCTTCCACCCGCCCCATCGACCCGACCCAACACATCGTCGGTTTCAACCCCACGTACGACCAGCTATGGGCGCCCATCTATGGCCCATCCCACCCGTACGCCAAGGACGGCATCGCCCAGGGGATGCGCAACCACAAGCTCGGCTTCGTGGAGGACGCATCGATTGAGCCCTTCGTGTTCGACGAGCAGTACAATACTTTTCACAAGTATGGGTATGCTGCTGATCCATCGGCCTCTGCTGGGTACAATTATGTTGGAGATTTCGAGGCCTTGCAGAAGAACGACGCCGTTTCTGTGTATAACATTCCCCAGCACGAGCAGAAGAAGCGGAAGATTGAAAAGAGGAAGGAATTGGACGAGAATGAGGGTGAGGATGAAGATATGGACCCCGAGGAGGTCCAGAACCCGGCTAGTGACGTGTGGTTGATGAAGAATAAGAAGAGTCCGTGGGCGGGAAAGAAGGAGGGTCTGCCAACGGAGCTGACTGAGGAGCAGAAGAAGTATGCAGAGGAGTATGCCAAGAAGAAAGGCGAAGAGAAAGGGGCTGGCGATAAGGGTGAGGTTGTGGTTGAGAAGACTACGTTTCATGGGAAGGAAGAGAGGGATTATCAGGGTAGGTCTTGGATTGCACCGCCGAGAGATGCTAAGGCATCTAATGATCACTGTTATATTCCGAAGAGGTTGGTGCACACTTGGAGCGGGCACACGAAGGGTGTGTCTGCTATTAGGTTCTTCCCTAAGTACGGGCATTTGATTCTCTCTGCCGGGATGGATACCAAGGTGAAGATTTGGGATGTTTTCAATACCGGAAAGTGTATGAGAACTTACATGGGTCACTCTAAGGCAGTTCGGGATATTTGTTTCTCTAATGATGGGAGTAGGTTTTTGACTGCTAGTTATGATAAGAATATCAAGTACTGGGATACTGAAACTGGGCAGGTGATATCTACATTCTCAACCGGGAAGGTTCCTTATGTTGTCAAGCTGAATCCAGACGAGGATAAGCAGAATGTATTGTTGGCAGGTATGAGTGATAAGAAGATTGTTCAGTGGGATATGAATGAGGGGAAGATAAATCAAGAGTATGATCAGCATTTGGGTGCTGTGAATACGATTACATTTGTGGATAATAACCGTAGGTTTGTTACTTCCAGCGATGACAAGTCACTTCGCGTATGGGAGTTTGGGATCCCTGTGGTTATTAAGTATATTAGTGAGCCTCATATGCATTCTATGCCATCAATTTCACTGCACCCCAATTCCAATTGGCTTGCAGCACAGAGTATGGACAATCAAATTCTGATTTATAGCACTAGGGAGAAGTTTCAGCTCAATAAGAAGAAGAGGTTTGCCGGGCATGTCGTCGCCGGGTATGCTTGCCAAGTCAATTTCTCGCCAGACGGACGGTTTGTTATGTCGGGTGATGGTGAAGGTAGATGCTGGTTTTGGGATTGGAAGACATGCAAAGTCTTCAGAACTCTCAAATGTCATGAAGGGGTATGCATTGGGGCTGCATGGCATCCCTTGGAGCAAAGTAAAGTTGCAACATGTGGCTGGGATGGCTTGATTAAGTACTGGTAAGTAAAGTTTCATTTTGTAACACTTTAGGCCGCTTTGTAATCATTCATACGTGCAATACTTGGTTTTCTGATTTATGTGTCTATTAGTTTAATTAGTTGTTGTAACCGATGTGCCTATATGCATTCATGTCTGCTAAAAATCATGCCATGAATTCGTAATGCCAACTTTTGATGCTCGATATATCTGGTAGCTAAGTTGGGTTTATTGATGTAATGCGATGCTCTGTATATTTTGTGTATGTATCAATTTCAGGATATCAAACTTAACCTTGTTCACATCTAGCCTCTATGTTTGAGAACTATAAATGTAGGATTCAGACTTGAGATGTGTTGCTTTCTCTCTGGAAGAAGCTTCTTTTCCTCCATTCACGACACGGATATAGGAGAAATCCCCCTCCCCccccaaacaaaaacaaagcctTGAACTCGTACCTCATACACACCCTGTTCCTTTATTTCGAATGATTCTTTCTTTCCCTTACCTAATTGTGCTATAGAAAGTTCTCTGTGCATGTGTTTTAcctttattttgaaaaacatcGAAATAAAGTCAATGTGCTGACTTTATTTTATCAAACCTTAAATGGATAAATGCTACTAAGATGAATGGAATATGTTTCATTGTTATGCGATTGATTTTAACGACAGTAGGTTCCATCCCGCAATTGATTCATTGGTTTCATTGTTCGTTAAGAGATGTTGCAGTTGCTTTACGCGCATGTGTACTAGTTGACTAAATTTTTCATACCTTGTACTCTCCTAGAATATACGAAGTTTGATTAATCTTTTCGTGTGGTTTGCAGGGACTAGCTGCATTCCACTTCGGTTTGGATGAGGGATGATAACTTGAAGTACCCTTTTCTGTTCCATATGGGGGTATAGTGCCGGTATCATCGGATGTACCCATCTTGGGGATTGCCGGACTTAAGGTTACGTATAAAGATTGCAGCACAAACTCTGCCTACATCTTTATCTTACTACAATCACCATATGTACTTGTAATACAAATTTTTCGGCGTTTTGTTGAATCTGTTGTTGTAGTTTTGAAGACTTTGAGAAGTTCTACAGGAGTAACGTTTTTGCAGATGTTTATGTACTTGTATTTTATTAAGACTTTGAGAAGTTGACAGCCGATGATAGCCCTCCTCTGCTTGCATATAATCTTGTAGCAAAAACTGCACCTTTCACTATATGGTGCAATGCATGTCCCACACGTTGAAACCTCAGTGGCACGTAGAAAATATTCGCCTTTGGTTTGCATTTTTATCCACATATTAtctaatgaggaactaatcttGCATAAAGGTAGCAGATGTGTAGGTAGCAGATGTGTCGGATACGAGTGACCGTTAATCTGCTACTTACATTCTACAACTATCCCTTGCATTGGAGTGGGATATGAGGAATCGTTGATTCGTCACTCATGTTCTACAACTATTCTGTGTTTGAATTTATAAACAGAGAAAATTTAACTAGGCATTTGAGatctttaattttcaagtttaaattccataaacagagaaaattatttttttgctgtACGTCAATGATATTATTGGTGGGTCCAACCTAATTTTCTCTGTTAATTCATGCATTTGGTTATAATACTTTAGCGTATTAATATAGTCATAATCTTAACAATAAAAAGATACTTGTACTAAACATAAATATTCACATGCATACATCTGACCGTTAGATGGTCACTTTGAAGTTACACATTCGATAAAAAACtgttaaattatttgatttaatgGAATCTAACAATTTTTGCTTAGATGTGTAGATTAAATGTGAAACCAGCAGAGTTTGGGAGTGCGAAGACGGCTGCAGGCAATGTTGACATACAAAGTTGACaaacattttacattttttaacattttaattaaaagttgAAAATCCACAGAGGTGGAATCACTTTAAATAAATATTGACATAAAGGTGGAAAAGTAGACATAAAAGTCCAGCATTATCTTtcgaataaattataaattgctTGTCCCCACTTTCAACTCTCTCCAACATTATTGTTCGGAAATAGGAttatttcccttctttttttacctattttttcctcatcttttatttcaacggtcacggttaaatcacgttaacattttatattaattttttataaaaaaagaaatacaaaatagaaaatgtgagagaAATAGATGGAAGAGGATTGAAAGAGGAGAGAAGAGAATCTCAATCCGTTCGGAAGTAGAGATGTTTGTGCACACCGCGGAGGTTTGGCCTCAATGGGAAAATCAAACAGAGAAGCTAACAATGTAAATACATAGACCAAGAATTACAAGATCGCTCACTTCACTCTGAAGTGACAGAGGGATCGTATCATAAGTTTTCTTTTCATGCTTTTCCCGGAGGTTTGGAAAAAGCTGCAATCAATAAGATTTTCCTAATCCTCCCTTCCCGAAAGAAAGAACGTGAAAATTATTACTCGTGCGTGAAATGCTACAAGTGGGTATGAATCGACGACATTGCTTGTGTTGGGAGTAATTAGTGAAGCATATGTTGGCAATGCAATAAGGATAAGCCAAATAGCAGCACTCTAAAAGAAAATGGGAGGGAATCACTTTAGGAAAAAGCATCTCTTAAAAGCATAAGGTGTAAAATGGTGAGCATGGCATTAAGAAATCTATCAGCACTATCTTTGTTCCGTACTATACAGTTGAAGCACGATGCTAACTCACCAGAAATGGTCAGTAATGCAGACGACTATGATGCACGCCTTGTCCTGGCCAATCTGGTATCCTCTTAGCTCTCGAAAAAATGGCATTTTAACCGATTTTCCCACGCTATACAATGCTAAACTCAAAAGATAATTTACACCCTGTCTGAGCTATACATGGATGGAAGGCCTGATTCAATGCTGAGTTAGTTGCTGCATCTGTGCACCGGATTCAGTCAGTATCCCATATGCCGGTTCATTCTTCAGAAGCACCAACCGCTGGAGCAGATTCTTTTGAGAGATTAACAAGAGCATCTCGAAATTCTTGCCTCAGTACCTTCCGGATTTTCATTCTCAAACTTGAAGCTGCTTCAGGTTTGAACCACCGCCTGCCAAACTGGGagttcaaaataattaatcGAAGATGGAAAAGTTAAGAACAGAAGAAACATGTTTGAGATCATTCTATTTTCTCTTCGAGGACGGAAAGGTTGAGAATAGATGAAACACACTACCATTGACAAATCTTTCCTTTTCAGCCTTTCAGGGGCCTCTTCGATGAAGCGCTCCATGAAGAAAAGGACAAATAGACCACAATCATATTCATTTCGCTGTTGGGGGACCTGGTGGGAAATACAAAAAGAGGTAAGCTTCAAACCAACCAAGGCAGGCTAGTCATTCAAGCACAACATGCCCCGCACTTTGGGGATAGCTGGGTATTCTTTGGATGTTAGCAACCTTTCCAACTTCCTAGCCACAGTGAAATTTGAAGTTTTAAGTGAAATGTCCAAGAGCTTTATGATCTTATACAATTTTAACACACAACGTCTCAAAATTAAGTATATACTGTACTTGTAATTCTAATAATCATATGCCTATGGAAATGTggaacaaattttcttttttgatagTAATGGCATTCTAACATTAAACTTCAACAATTTAAGAGCAAAATGTACCGCAAgttttttctcttcaattttttggGGAAGTTGCTTCCATATACTGTCGGAAATAGGAAGATCTGAAACGGCAACTTCTGGACCCAAATAATTCCATTCTGCTCTCAGATAGCTGCTTAGGACATTAGTCATCAATTCCATCACCATTAACTAATTGAAATAACCTAGCAAGACATAAACAGATTAAGGGCACGTTTTGTCTCaccttttaatattttgaaaaactgaTCTAGGAGAATGGACTCCGGATAAAGAATCTAAATGAAGTACAATGGGTCCTGATTCTTCTTCCTTGTCAGGGATGCAGATAATCACTAGACTCCAATGTTTACTGGATACGTCAAACACCATAATGAAATCATATGTTTGGTAGTttaagtaacaaaaaaaaaaagctggaaACTAGGATACAGAAAACATACCACATTAGTTTATCATAACATTTGAAAATTGATGAATACTAAAACACTGAGAGAAAATGATttatacaagttttttttttcttgagcaCTTTGTGTTTATATCATTCATCCGAGTTCAAAAGTCAACCATATTGATCCAGCCTCATCTTAGTTAGATACAGGATTTATCCCGCTTACTGCTTTTTACTACAATGGTAGCAACTATATAAAAGTCATTAGTCATTGGCAAGGCAGTCAAGTCAACTAACCATGCCAGACACGCAAGTACAATAACTTCTACCCACATTCTCGTGAGCATTAATCCAGACAAGGCTTCCAACATTTCATCCCTTTTCTTCTGTTAAGGTGCATCTCATCTTTCAGTACTTGATCAAgtagaaattaaaatttaaaaaaaatatatcaaataagcATCAAGATGGCAAACAGTTTATTCCAGTTATGAGCTTTCGAGCAAGTATGTCCATTGTCATCTGCCACATTTTTCTACCCATGAACAATCTTACAACTACAAGTACTTAATCTTAGCAGTAACAAAAAGACTTACTCTTCATTTATAGGAATAAGTACATATGCCTTCTCAAATATATTAACACCCTTCCACCATCTCCTAAACTTGCCAAAACGTTTATCCTTGTCGTCCCCCTACATGGTACAAGGGAAACAAGCTAGGAAAAATGAGCATGATATAGCCATTGCATGATATACtgatatgtgtgtgtatgtacatatatatgtatacatcaTAGGCTTTTCAGTCAAGATCTACGCCAGATGTCTCCACTCACTGTTTCTAAAAGTGTAAAAGAAATTATGTGGTATGAGTAGTTTCCTTAGTCTCTAAAGACTTTGAAAGTCTCGACCATATTGGCCGATCATTAAGCACATAAAAAATGGATTCTGAGTTTCT
This Pyrus communis chromosome 6, drPyrComm1.1, whole genome shotgun sequence DNA region includes the following protein-coding sequences:
- the LOC137736995 gene encoding uncharacterized protein isoform X1, giving the protein MDLLRAYSDQNDDESNEPEEHNQNPKSAPSSPDASPPRLLPAKSAAPNVDDTMLALAVAGANRSSTRPIDPTQHIVGFNPTYDQLWAPIYGPSHPYAKDGIAQGMRNHKLGFVEDASIEPFVFDEQYNTFHKYGYAADPSASAGYNYVGDFEALQKNDAVSVYNIPQHEQKKRKIEKRKELDENEGEDEDMDPEEVQNPASDVWLMKNKKSPWAGKKEGLPTELTEEQKKYAEEYAKKKGEEKGAGDKGEVVVEKTTFHGKEERDYQGRSWIAPPRDAKASNDHCYIPKRLVHTWSGHTKGVSAIRFFPKYGHLILSAGMDTKVKIWDVFNTGKCMRTYMGHSKAVRDICFSNDGSRFLTASYDKNIKYWDTETGQVISTFSTGKVPYVVKLNPDEDKQNVLLAGMSDKKIVQWDMNEGKINQEYDQHLGAVNTITFVDNNRRFVTSSDDKSLRVWEFGIPVVIKYISEPHMHSMPSISLHPNSNWLAAQSMDNQILIYSTREKFQLNKKKRFAGHVVAGYACQVNFSPDGRFVMSGDGEGRCWFWDWKTCKVFRTLKCHEGVCIGAAWHPLEQSKVATCGWDGLIKYWD
- the LOC137738461 gene encoding uncharacterized protein gives rise to the protein MAALAPGILLKLVDAMNTGVKPTGEYRSALLQITHIVPADLDEKSLWPTQGFYIKISDSSHSIYASLPPEHNDFVLSNKMQLGQFIYVDGLEPGSPVPVVKGAKPLPGRHPLMGTPEPLMGLREKGEKSEQMSNLKPTRRGSWGTGLNGADGVSSPMVLKPVPLDFDQCTPVKERGGRNGSMSPMIRGRVGRDGGLNSGIRSSFGGGLLAKMADSKGGESPALRKSCVTPSMSRFQRSRSVSDREPRIPISPFNSAEKKKSSTPPPRLRNARVATSLNVAGDAAQKSSNSKDTNTNSQQQPHPGYLCNENSTSLPMNLPGRLSLLGKEAVQHRETAQKIALNALREASATDTLVRSLKMFSNLCTTARADAPSACFDKFLEFHHQIVQSVNDMVSIQAATSASEMTQTTPKVKQQKDKDQDDEEFFVLHEIVQNSVNSKLNLSKRRCALYKSVAAVPERSEQKTTTFEKHLRSSTHQKPKAPSTPLGKLSLETIGENDENKKPASASLSSLSNTIRLSKQIETEAGNWFMEFIEMALETGMKKSKGTTTDKDIRKVPQSVILRLINWVEVEQCDSSKRPVHPKAAQLARKLRIKVKNP
- the LOC137736995 gene encoding uncharacterized protein isoform X2, which gives rise to MDLLRAYSDQNDDESNEPEEHNQNPKSAPSSPDASPPRLLPAKSAAPNVDDTMLALAVAGANRSSTRPIDPTQHIVGFNPTYDQLWAPIYGPSHPYAKDGIAQGMRNHKLGFVEDASIEPFVFDEQYNTFHKYGYAADPSASAGYNYVGDFEALQKNDAVSVYNIPQHEQKKRKIEKRKELDENEGEDEDMDPEEVQNPASDVWLMKNKKSPWAGKKEGLPTELTEEQKKYAEEYAKKKGEEKGAGDKGEVVVEKTTFHGKEERDYQGRSWIAPPRDAKASNDHCYIPKRLVHTWSGHTKGVSAIRFFPKYGHLILSAGMDTKVKIWDVFNTGKCMRTYMGHSKAVRDICFSNDGSRFLTASYDKNIKYWDTETGQVISTFSTGKVPYVVKLNPDEDKQNVLLAGMSDKKIVQWDMNEGKINQEYDQHLGAVNTITFVDNNRRFVTSSDDKSLRVWEFGIPVVIKYISEPHMHSMPSISLHPNSNWLAAQSMDNQILIYSTREKFQLNKKKRFAGHVVAGYACQVNFSPDGRFVMSGDGEGRCWFWDWKTCKVFRTLKCHEGVCIGAAWHPLEQSKVATCGWDGLIKYW